One Microvirga mediterraneensis genomic window carries:
- a CDS encoding ABC transporter permease, giving the protein MTITNILIASRTLTIAIVIWWAFVLVANVPAYLLPAPDAIASRFVFLAQTAELTKHIRVTLVEIGAGFVLGGLLGVVFGWLFVRLPLLGRLLSPLILLLQTAPKIAIAPLLLLWLGLDMGPKITLIAIVTFFPVMAGAAAGFAAVEKPFQDLGTLLHLSAWQRFRRLELPFSLPPILAGLRIASTQAVTAAVIGELMGATYGLGYLLSLGQENGDASVVIVAVLILSAIGWGFHELIRLCERHMLSWHASQLSLDASV; this is encoded by the coding sequence GAATGTGCCGGCCTATTTGCTCCCCGCGCCAGATGCTATTGCGTCACGCTTCGTTTTCCTTGCGCAAACTGCGGAGCTTACGAAGCACATCCGGGTGACTCTAGTTGAGATTGGCGCTGGATTTGTTCTCGGAGGCCTTCTTGGCGTTGTTTTTGGATGGTTGTTTGTGCGGCTACCACTTCTCGGCCGCCTCTTGTCTCCCTTAATTCTACTCCTGCAGACAGCGCCCAAGATCGCGATTGCGCCCTTGCTTCTTCTGTGGCTCGGACTGGATATGGGGCCAAAAATAACCCTTATCGCGATTGTGACATTCTTCCCCGTGATGGCTGGTGCCGCTGCGGGATTTGCGGCTGTCGAAAAGCCTTTCCAAGATCTTGGCACGCTTCTTCATTTAAGCGCTTGGCAGCGCTTCCGACGGCTTGAGCTCCCCTTTTCATTGCCGCCTATCCTCGCTGGCTTAAGGATTGCTTCAACCCAGGCGGTCACTGCGGCCGTCATTGGTGAACTTATGGGAGCGACTTACGGCCTCGGTTACCTCCTCAGCTTAGGACAAGAGAACGGCGATGCTAGCGTGGTCATTGTCGCAGTTCTCATCCTGTCTGCAATCGGCTGGGGTTTCCATGAATTGATCCGGCTTTGCGAAAGGCACATGCTAAGCTGGCACGCCAGTCAATTATCTCTAGACGCATCAGTGTAA
- a CDS encoding dipeptidase, with protein sequence MSSQVATLPAQETRPLVIDGLNCAAVTRDQFERTLQGGISAINLTAVEPWSDLPKSLKELEANLCAIEAMDDIALIVRTVDDIELAHQQGKLGVIIGAQNSLMVESDVSLLATFKRLGMRILQPTYNEPCSFGHGAPDMGDADKGITEAGRAWVAEMHKNRLLIDLSHCGHRTSADYLAEAKEPVVFSHANAFAVCPSPRNKPDELLRGIANNGGLIGAVLWSPAVKHETRPTLDDYLDHVDYMVGIAGIEHVGFASDIAEGFPPNRDKWEKSFGPRGLYPNITGILGPWYEWDTRLNVDFSSIAHTPRVIDGLRRRGYSAGDVDKLLSGNWLRVLRDVWS encoded by the coding sequence ATGTCTTCACAGGTCGCCACCTTGCCTGCACAGGAAACCCGTCCCTTAGTAATAGATGGCTTAAACTGCGCAGCGGTAACTCGAGATCAGTTCGAACGCACTTTGCAGGGTGGCATTTCAGCGATCAACTTAACAGCCGTTGAGCCATGGTCTGACCTGCCTAAGAGTCTTAAGGAGCTCGAGGCAAATCTCTGCGCGATCGAGGCTATGGACGACATTGCGCTGATTGTTCGAACAGTCGATGACATTGAGCTCGCACATCAGCAAGGAAAGCTCGGTGTTATCATTGGCGCCCAGAACTCATTGATGGTTGAAAGTGATGTGTCCCTCCTCGCGACGTTTAAACGTCTCGGAATGCGGATCCTGCAACCAACTTATAATGAACCCTGCTCCTTTGGCCATGGTGCGCCTGACATGGGCGATGCAGATAAAGGGATCACAGAGGCCGGTCGTGCCTGGGTGGCTGAGATGCATAAGAACCGCCTTCTTATAGACCTCTCACACTGTGGGCACCGGACGAGTGCTGACTACCTCGCGGAGGCAAAAGAGCCTGTGGTCTTCAGCCATGCGAACGCTTTCGCAGTGTGCCCAAGTCCTCGTAACAAGCCCGACGAACTTCTCCGTGGGATTGCTAACAACGGTGGACTTATTGGCGCTGTTCTATGGTCGCCAGCGGTCAAGCACGAGACTCGCCCAACTCTGGATGACTACCTTGACCATGTAGACTACATGGTGGGGATCGCTGGCATCGAGCATGTGGGGTTTGCAAGTGATATTGCCGAAGGCTTCCCGCCAAATCGCGACAAGTGGGAGAAGTCATTTGGCCCGCGTGGTCTGTATCCAAACATCACAGGTATCCTCGGCCCTTGGTATGAGTGGGACACTCGCCTGAACGTTGACTTCTCCTCCATTGCCCACACGCCACGCGTTATAGACGGGCTACGTCGACGCGGTTACTCAGCGGGAGACGTGGACAAGCTCTTATCTGGGAATTGGCTCCGCGTCCTACGTGACGTTTGGAGTTGA